The Pseudoalteromonas rubra region TGTCTTTCATGACAATCGGTGTGCCTTTATACGCCGACTGGTAAGCGATACCGCCACCCATGATGCCCGCGCCCAGTACCGCAGCTTGTTTGATATCAGTCTGGCTTTGTTTCGCTTGTTTCTTAGCAACGCCTTTAATGTACTGATCGGCCAGGAAGATCCCGGTTTGTGCCGCCGCTTCAGCGGTTTTAGCCAACTTAGCGAAGCTCGCGTTCTCAACGGCCATGGCTTCATCGCGCCCCATATTGGCAGCAGCTTTGATGGTTTTAACCGCCATCACAGGAGCCGGGTAGTGACCTTTAGTTTTGGCCATCACCATGCCTTCCGCCATTGCAAAGCTCATGCCTTGCTCAACGCGGTTCATTTTCAGCGGGTCAAGCTTAACCTGACGTTTGGCGCGCCAATCCAGCTTGCCAGCAGCTGCTTGTTCCATGGTACGCAGTGCCGCGTCCATCAGCTTATCCTGAGCAACCACCGCATCCACGGCGCCTACTTTCAGGGCATCGGCTGCGCGGTTTTCTTTACCTGTGGTGATCCAGGTCATCGCGTTGTCCGCACCAATGAGGCGTGGCAGACGTACGGTACCACCAAAGCCAGGCATAATGCCCAGCTTCACTTCTGGCAGGCCAATCTTTGCGCTGTCAGAAGCAATACGATAATCGGTAGCAAGTACCCACTCACAACCACCGCCCAGTGCCAGGCCATTGACCGCAGACAAGGTTGGGAAAGGTAAATCTTCCAGGGCATCAAATACGTCGGTGGCTGCTTTAATCCATTCAACCAGTTCGGCTTCCGGGCGGTCAAAGGTGGGCAGGAATTCGAAAATGTCGGCACCAACAATAAAGTGGTCTTTGTCAGAGCTAAAAATCAGGCCGTCGATGTCATCACGTTGTGCCAGCTCTTTGAGCGCCGCATGACAATCTTGCAGGGTTTGCTGAGATAATTTGTTGACCGAACCTGGCAAACAAAACTTAAACTCAGCGATTTTGCCTTTGTAGAAATCCACAACAAAGGACTCGCGTTTCATTAACATACATGTTCTCCCGTGTTTTTACACTGGTACGATGAGTTGTCATTTCATTCAGTGTGGCGTCTTTAAAAGAAAATTGCAATGAAAAATTTACCGCAGGTTTACTGCAAAGGGTTAGGCACAATGCTAAGGTGGTTTGGCTGATTATTTTCCGGATGACAAGGTTTGTCCGGGCGTTAAGCCTTGGGCAAGTTGTCACACAATAGTCTGGTGTTAAACACACGACTGTTTGGTGTGCACACAGTGCGCCCGGGCAGGGAACTCACAGAAAGGAAGGTGTTTTGGTGTGGGCCTTATCTAGTTGCATTTTTGACACCCCAGAACATTGACTGCCAATCAAGAGAATGAAAGTTAAGCACTATGAAATTATGGTTTAGTCGTTTTGCTGTTACTTGCCTTGCAGTGTGCAGCGGGGCCTGGAGCCACCTGGGACAGGCTGCGGATCCGCATCAGGCGTTTAAAGACGCAGAGCGGGTCGCGTGGGGTGGCAATTATCAGGCCTTTAAAAAGTCGCTTGCCGAGCTCGATCACCCCCTCAAGCCTTATGTTGAGGCAACCTTCTATAAACGTCATCCGAAGCTTAAATATCAGGATGAGATAGGGCGCTTTTTGTCGATTTATGATCACACGCCACTGGACTGGATGGTACGAAAGAGTTGGTTGAATTATCTCAAGCGTCGCAATAAAAAAGCCCTCTTTATAGAGCATTATCAGGACACCACCAATGCGGATCTGAAATGTACCTACTTACAGTTCCAGCTGGACCTGGGCGCGCCAGAGAAAGCCATTTTGGATCAGGTAGAACCATTGTGGGTTGTCGGTAAATCACAACCTAAAGCTTGCGACAAGTTGTTTAGCCGCTGGCAAAAAGCCGGGTATCGGACACAAGCGTTGGTGTGGCAAAGGATCACGCATGCCGCGCAGGGCGGTCAGGCGTCGCTACTCAAGTATTTAAAAACCTTGTTGCCCCGCAAAGAAGCCTACTTGGCAGATCTCTATCTTAGCGTACGGCGCGATCCCAGCGCATCTGCTGGTCTTTACCGATATAAGCAGCGCTCTGCCAAAGAAGCAGAGATAGCCGTCTATGGTGTCCGGCGTTTGATCTGGCGCGATCCTAAGCTGGCATTGCGCGCCTGGGATAAATTGCAGGGCATGTTTACCTTTACGCAGGCACAACAGGACAGTGTGGCATATCGGTTTGCCCTGGCACTGGCTTCCAAAGGGCATGAGCAGGCTAAGTTCTGGCTCAACAAAGTGCCCCAGGAGTTACAGGATAAGAAACTGCGCCAGTGGCTGATGAGTAACATGCTTAAAGAGCAGGACTGGGAAGGGATCGCCGTGTTGTTTACGGGTATGGAAAATCTCAGTCATGGTCAGACATACTGGTTGGGCTATAGCTATGCCAAACGTAATCAGACGGAGAAAGCGCAAGCCTTGTGGCGACAAATTGCATCAAAGCGCGATTACTATGGCTTTCTTGCCGCTGCGCGCCTGGATCTGCCTGCGCAACTCAATGCTGAGCCGTTGAATGTGCCGCCGAGCATTGTGGCCAAGGTATCGGAAGCGCCAGGCTTCAAAAGGGCAAAAGCGCTCTATGAGCTGGAGCGTTTTACCGCAGCGCGGCGCGAGTGGAATTATTTAACCAATACTTCAAGCACCGCGGAAAAACTGGCGGCGTCGCTACTGGCCGCTGAACTCGATTGGTATGACAGCACCATTTATACGCTGGCACAGATCAAAGCCTGGAACTATGTAGACTTACGTTTTCCAATGGCATTTGACGATCTGTTCGTTCGTTACAGCGAACGCAATAAGGTTGATTTGGCGTGGAGCT contains the following coding sequences:
- a CDS encoding lytic transglycosylase domain-containing protein; this translates as MKLWFSRFAVTCLAVCSGAWSHLGQAADPHQAFKDAERVAWGGNYQAFKKSLAELDHPLKPYVEATFYKRHPKLKYQDEIGRFLSIYDHTPLDWMVRKSWLNYLKRRNKKALFIEHYQDTTNADLKCTYLQFQLDLGAPEKAILDQVEPLWVVGKSQPKACDKLFSRWQKAGYRTQALVWQRITHAAQGGQASLLKYLKTLLPRKEAYLADLYLSVRRDPSASAGLYRYKQRSAKEAEIAVYGVRRLIWRDPKLALRAWDKLQGMFTFTQAQQDSVAYRFALALASKGHEQAKFWLNKVPQELQDKKLRQWLMSNMLKEQDWEGIAVLFTGMENLSHGQTYWLGYSYAKRNQTEKAQALWRQIASKRDYYGFLAAARLDLPAQLNAEPLNVPPSIVAKVSEAPGFKRAKALYELERFTAARREWNYLTNTSSTAEKLAASLLAAELDWYDSTIYTLAQIKAWNYVDLRFPMAFDDLFVRYSERNKVDLAWSFAIARRESSFAPDARSHADAYGLMQLLPSTAKYVAKSRVSTRQLMKPATNIRLGTDYLDYLKGKNKGNEILATASYNAGFHRVKRWIPKEAMPAELWIELIPYRETRDYVKNVMAYRQVYHTKLGREGNILAGILDMQIGGK